A window of the Lolium perenne isolate Kyuss_39 chromosome 7, Kyuss_2.0, whole genome shotgun sequence genome harbors these coding sequences:
- the LOC127315579 gene encoding uncharacterized protein — translation MASTLPQWSDLPTDVLGQVLARVPLPGDRARFRAVCRSWRSTPGWRLPWIVHRDGTFVTFPDCGLHRLPLPDKASFLGATNNGWLALERAVEGKEHARSYSLYNPFTGATLPLLGLESVIVKVSKWFEVRKVLMRSTVDDVVVVTTNNWYYPVILCRAGKPGAWIPKPIEMPYACLIDVEFLGDRLYGITSDEELVAFDLGEDDEGRPTVSGVTYVIRHPTSGGEEEDMNGKYVPELYQGDGEVPDNEVAVDRHLGRKGHITDSWHLLASNGDLLMLRRQKSTPRCSPEYNIKIEVLKADMNIGSWVPARSEESQKLFISKRFCKCFPAPTKKLTTCYFVGQWDIDDHSSEPLHEYDTRSTWVFPPEVVL, via the coding sequence ATGGCGTCGACTCTTCCGCAATGGTCTGACCTCCCAACGGACGTGCTAGGCCAGGTCCTCGCCCGCGTCCCGCTCCCCGGTGACCGCGCCCGCTTTCGCGCGGTCTGCCGCTCGTGGCGCTCGACGCCGGGATGGCGGCTGCCGTGGATCGTCCAcagggacggcaccttcgtcaccTTCCCTGACTGCGGCCTGCACCGTCTTCCCCTCCCCGACAAGGCGAGTTTCCTAGGCGCCACCAACAATGGCTGGCTGGCGCTTGAGCGCGCGGTTGAAGGGAAGGAGCACGCACGCAGCTACAGTCTGTACAACCCCTTCACCGGCGCGACTTTGCCGCTCCTGGGGCTGGAGTCGGTCATCGTCAAGGTCTCCAAGTGGTTCGAGGTACGGAAGGTCCTCATGCGGTCGACGGTGGATGACGTCGTCGTCGTCACGACCAACAACTGGTACTACCCGGTCATCCTGTGCCGAGCTGGGAAACCAGGTGCCTGGATACCCAAGCCAATAGAGATGCCCTACGCTTGCCTCATAGATGTTGAGTTCCTTGGGGATCGTCTCTACGGGATCACCTCTGATGAGGAACTCGTGGCCTTCGATCTTGGCGAGGATGATGAAGGCAGGCCCACCGTTTCAGGTGTTACGTACGTGATCAGGCATCCAACGAGTGGTGGTGAGGAAGAGGACATGAATGGCAAGTATGTGCCTGAACTTTATCAAGGTGATGGCGAGGTGCCGGACAATGAAGTGGCCGTCGACCGCCATCTTGGTCGGAAGGGTCACATTACGGATAGTTGGCACCTCCTGGCGTCAAACGGCGATTTGCTGATGCTGAGACGGCAGAAGAGCACACCACGCTGCTCCCCTGAGTACAATATCAAGATTGAGGTCCTAAAGGCCGACATGAACATTGGCTCCTGGGTTCCGGCTCGCAGTGAAGAGAGTCAAAAGCTTTTCATCAGCAAGCGCTTTTGCAAATGTTTTCCTGCACCTACAAAGAAACTCACAACCTGCTACTTTGTCGGCCAGTGGGACATTGACGACCATAGCTCTGAGCCGCTGCATGAGTACGATACAAGGTCGACATGGGTTTTTCCTCCCGAGGTAGTGCTCTAA